In Burkholderia lata, the DNA window AAGCCGAATTCCTGAAGCAGCTGCGCCACCTGCCGGCCGCACTGAACAGCGTGCTCGCACTCGAGCCGCAGATCATCGCGTGGTCGGAGGAATTCGCACGCAAGGAAAACGCACTGTTCCTCGGCCGCGGGCTGCACTACCCGATCGCGCTCGAAGGCGCGTTGAAGCTGAAGGAAATCTCGTACATCCACGCCGAGGCCTATCCGGCCGGCGAACTGAAGCACGGGCCACTCGCGCTCGTCACGGAAGCGATGCCGGTCATCACGGTCGCGCCGAACGACACGCTGCTCGAGAAGCTGAAGTCGAACATGCAGGAAGTGCGTGCGCGCGGCGGTGAGTTGTACGTGTTCGCCGATGCCGATACGCAGATCGTCAACGACGACGGCCTGCACGTGATCCGGATGCCGGAGCATTACGGGCAACTGTCGCCGATCCTGCACGTCGTGCCGCTGCAATTGCTCGCGTATCACACCGCGTGCGCGCGCGGCACCGACGTCGACAAGCCGCGGAACCTCGCGAAATCGGTGACGGTGGAGTAAAACCGGTCGCCGGGATGGCCCCTGCCGGGCCGTCCCGGGCGCGTACCGGCGTGAAGCAGGCCATTCGGCCAGGTCGAAATATATACCACGTAGTGGTATATAATCCTGTGCAAACTCGAACGGCCCGACATGCCTGCTTCCGTACGACGCGTCTTCAAGACGAAGTGGTTTCACAAGGCAGCGAGAAAATCAGGCATCGCCGATGCCGAACTCTGCCGCGCGGCGCAGGAACTGGCACGCGGCCAGGGCATCGCGCTCGGCGGCAACGTCTGGAAAATGCGCCTGGACGGCAATCGGCAGCGCGGCATCGTGCTGAGCAAGGTCGGGCGGGCGTGGGTGTTCGTGTTCCTGTTCGCGAAGCGCGATCGGGACAACATCGACGCACGCGAACTGCGCGCCTTCAGAAAGCTCGCCGCGGATATCGGCTGCCGCAGCGACACCGAGATCGCGACGCTGATCGCACTGAAAGAGCTTGTGGAGATTTGCAATGGCTAAGAGTCGATTCAAGAGCGATGCGACGGAGGCGATCCACAGCGCCGCGTCGGGCCTCTATCGCGCCAAGCTGATCGACAAGAAGACGATGCGCGAGTACGACGATCTCTGCATCGAGGCCGCCCCGCAGTTCGATCCGGAAGCGATCGCCCGCATCCGCAAATCCGTCAACGTCAGCCAGAGCGTGTTCGCGCTCTACCTGAACACGACAGCGTCGACGATCCGCCAATGGGAACAGGGCGACAAGCGGCCAAGCGGCATCGCGGCCCGGATGCTCCAGATCGTCGAGAAGCATGGGCTCGAGGTGTTCTCCTGAGCCGCTGCCCCGAATGCGCATGCACGGCCGGCCGAACGCGGGTCGCAAGGAATATGACGGAGAGACAATGGTGAGACTGATTGGATGCGGTGTGCTGGCGCTGACGTTCGCGTCGACGGGCTGGGCCGCCGAGCATTATGTCGAGGTCTGGAACCCGCCCGAGGCGCGGCATCCGGCAGCTCATGCGCCGGATGCCCGTACCCCGGCCGCGCACACGGGTGCCGACGCGCGCGCTGGCAAGAGCGCCGAGAAGCACGCGAATGCGACGCCCAAAGCTGCCGTGAAGCCGCACAAGCGCCGCGTCGCGCAGGCCGTGAAAGCCGGTTCGCATCGTCCGCCCGCGGCCGAGACGCCGGCCGCCCCGCGCCCCGTCGCGCAGCCCGCACCGGGTCGCCTGACGGTGATGCAACCGGCTGCGCCCGATGCGCAGCACGCACTGAATTACTCCAACATCCCGCGTCAATACACGCCGGACGGCAACGTGCTGCAGGTCGGCACGCACGGCCGCTCCGCGGAGGTGACTCGATAATGGAAGCGCAAACCTACCACGGCTACCAGATCTGGGGCCACGCGATCCTGCAGCAGGACGAGATCCTGCAACCCGAGCGCTTCGCGGCGAGCGGCACGATCACGCAGAACAACAAGCTGGTCGAGGCATCCGGCGTGCTCGGCGTGTTCGACACCGAAGACGACGCGCGCGACGCGGGGCTCGAATGGGCTCGCGCCTGGATCGACAGCCACCGCTGAGCAGGCACGGCGTGCGCAATCGGCACGCCGTCGTCACCGCATTGCACGGGCCGGCCGCGAAACGCACATGAAAAAAGGGGCGTCATGGACGCCCCTTTTTTATTCGAACCCGGACCGCTCAGGCTGCAGGCCGTGGCGGGCGCACCGCCGCCTGCGGCCGGCCGACGAGCCGTGCCAGCCCGACAATCGCGGCCAGCGTCGCGAGATACGCGACGATCTGGATGCCCGCCGGTCGTGCGGTATAGCCGATCAGCGTATGCAGCGCCTTGCCGACGATGCTGGTTTCCTTGAGCAGCCACGACGTATCCCAGATCACATCGCCCCATGACGGCACGAGGCCGGCCGCGAGCAGGAAGCCGACGCACTGGCTTGCCATCCCTGCCGCGAGCAGCACGATCAGCCAGTTGGTGACGGAGAACAGGCGCTTCAGCGGAATCTGCAGCAGGCCCGCATACATCCCGTAGCCGAGCCCGGCGCCGCCCAGCACACCCAGCAACCCGCCGACGATCATCTGCGGCGTCTGCCCCGGATCGCCCGCCGCGATGCCGTACAGGAACAGCACGGCCTCGGAGCCTTCGCGCAGCACCGCGACACCCACCACGATCGCCAGCCCCGTCAGCGGCTTGCTGCCGGCCGCGACGGCACGCCCGACCTCGGTCATCTGCATCGCCATCTCGCGGCCGTGCCGGCTCATCCAGATGCTGTGCCACGCGAGCATCAGCGTCGCGACGAACATCACGCCCGCGTTGAAGACCTCCTGCCCCATGCCGGACGCCCACTGCGAAATCACGTCGGCGAACGCGGCGATCAGGCCGGCGCCGATCACGCCGCCCACCAGCCCGCTGCCGACCCACCAGCCGCGCCGCGGCACGCCCTTCGTGGCGGCCATCACGATCGACACCACCAGCGCGGCCTCGAGCACTTCACGAAAGACGATCAGGGCAGTAGACAACATGGCGATATGGCCTTACTTGACGGTCAGGTGCGTCTTCGACTGCGCTTCGTGATACTCGTCGTGGAATTCGTACGTGCCGGCCTTCAGCGGCCCGACCAGGATCTCCACCGACTTGCCGGCGGGCACGACCTTCTCCGCCTTGAAGTCGTCGCTCTCGAATTCGGCGGGCGTCGCGTCGAGGTTCTTCACGACGAACTTCACCTTCTTGCCGGCCGGGATCGTCACGCCGTCCGGCGAAAACTTGTGGTCCTTCAGGGTCAGGTTGACGACATCGTCGGCCGCGAAGGCGGACGTTGCCGATGCGCCCAGCAGTGCCAGCGCGAAGCCGAAAGCAAAACGGTTCATGTGGGTAACGAATTGAAATATCGAAGGGAGCTGATACTAAGATCGATTCGCATTTCCAACTCGCGTACCCTTACTGGCGGCATGGTGATCCCGCTTCATGGATCGCCGTCGCGCGTTGCCCGGCAAGGCATCCGCGCCGCTTGGCCCGGAACGTTGCGCCGTCAATCGGGAGAAGTTCCGAATGACGTCAACGGCCCGATCGCGATTCATCAGACTTCACGTTTACAACATGCTGTCGCCGCACCATGCCCACGACACCGATTTTCGGCGACACGCGTACGCTTGACCTTCCCACCGTGGCAAGCTTCATGCTGTCGATGCTTGTCAATCGTCAACTCAGGAGAACACGATGGAATTCGAAGTCCAGGACATGACCTGCGGCGGCTGCGCCAACGCCATCACGCGCGCGGTGACGGCCGCCGATCCCGCCGCGAAGCTCGACATCGACGTCGCGGCGAAGATCGTCAAGGTCGAATCGGCACAAGGCGCCGAGCGCGTGCAGTCGATCATCGAAGCCGCCGGCTTCCACCCCGCGCTGCGCGCCGCCTGACGCCCGCGCGCCGCGACCCGCGGGCACACCGCCGTAAGGCGCTGCGCCCGCGGCCCGGTTTCGCGTCAGCGCAGCCGGATCAGCGTCGACTTCAGCTCGGTGTACTTCTCGAGCGCATGCAGCGACTTGTCGCGGCCGTTGCCCGACTGCTTGTAGCCGCCGAACGGGAAGTTCATGTCGCCGCCCTCGTCGTAGCAGTTCACCCAGACGGTGCCCGCACGCAGCCGGCGCGACACGTCGTGCGCGGTCGTCAGGTTCGACGTCCACACGGCCGCGGCCAGCCCGTATTCGGTGTCGTTCGCGATCCGCACGGCCTCGTCGACATCGTCGAACACGATCACCGACAGCACGGGCCCGAAGATCTCCTCGCGTGCGATCTTCGCATCGGGCTTCACCTCAAACACGGTCGGCTCCACGTAGAAGCCACCCGTTTCCTCCTTCACGCGCGCACCACCCGTGACGAGCTTGCCTTCGCTGCGCCCGGCTTCGATATAGCCGAGCACGCGCTCGAGCTGGATGCCGTCGACGATCGCCCCCATCGACACCGACGGATCGAGCGGATTGCCGGGCACGTACGCGCGCGCGGCCGCGACGAGCTTCTCGATGAACGCATCCTTGATGTCGCGATGCACGAGCAGCCGCGAACCTGCCGTGCACATCTCGCCCATGTTGTAGAAGATCGCGCCGGCGGCTGTCTGTGCCGCGCGGTCGAGATCGGGACAATCGGCCAGCACGATGTTCGGCGACTTGCCGCCGAGTTCGAGCCACGCGCGCTTCAGGTTCGACTGCGCGGCGTACTGCATGATCAGCTTGCCGACCGCCGTCGAGCCCGTAAACGCGATGCAGTCGACGTCGCGATGCAGCGCGAGCAGCTTGCCCGGCTCGCCCGCACCCGGCACGACGTTGAACACGCCGGCCGGAATGCCCGCCTCGTAAGCGAGCTGCGCGACGCGGATCGCGGTGAGCGGCGATTTCTCCGACGGCTTCAGCACCACGCTGTTGCCGGCCGCGAGCGCCGGGCCGAATTTCCATGCGGCCATCAGGATCGGGAAATTCCACGGCACGACGGCGGCCACCACGCCGACCGGCTCGCGCGTGACGAGGCCGACGAGATGATGATCGGCCGGCGCAACCTCGCCGCCCACCTTGTCGATCGCTTCCGCAAACCATTCGACGCAATACGCGGCGCCCGGCACGTCGACCGTCGTCGTGTCGCCGATCGGCTTGCCGGCGTCGAGCGTTTCGAGCAGCGACAGCTCGTCGAGATGCTCGCGCATCAGCGCGGCCCAGCGCAGCAGCACGGCCTTGCGCGCACGCGGGTTCAGCCCGGCCCACACGCCCGCGTCGAACGCGCGGCGCGCGGCCGCGACGGCCGCGTTCACGTCGGCTTCGCCGCAGTCGGCGACCTTCGCGAGCACGCGGCCGTCGATCGGGCTCACGCAGTCGAACGTCTTGCCGCCGTGCGCGTCGCGCGACGCGCCGTCGATGAATGCGCGCCCTTCGATCTTGAGCGACGCCGCCTTGTCCTGCCAGTCAGCCAAAGTCAACTTGTTCATCAGGATGCCTCAGTTTTTTGGCATTCGCGATGCAGCACGCCGCTGCGCATGACGCGCAGCCGGCCGGCAGCGAATGCAGTGACGCGCGGTGGGAAGGTCAGAAGGTCGCCGGCGAATTGGCCGAGACGACCTCGCAGATCAGGTCCGCGCTGGGATTGCGAAAACGGTGCGGCAAACGGCTTTCGAAGTAGTAGCCGTCTCCGGGGTCGAGCAGCCACGTCGCGCCGTCGACGGTCAGCTCGAGCCGCCCCGACACGACGCCCCCGCCCTCGTGCCCCGCGTGCACGAGCATCTCGGGCCCCGTATCGGCCTGCGGCTGGTAGATCTCGCGCAGGATGCACATGTTGCGGTCCTTCATGCTCGCGCCGACCAGGTGAAACGCGAGCGTGTCGTTGCCGAGGTTCGGCATCTCGTCGCGACGCGACACGACCGTACGCGATTCGACGAGCTCGAACGTGAAGAACTCCGCGAGACTCATCGGGATGCATTCGAGCAATTTCTTCAGCGAGCCGACCGACGGGCTCACGCGGCCCTGTTCGATCAGCGAGATCGTGCCGTTGGTCACGCCGGCCCGCTTCGCGAGTTCGCGCTGCGACAGGCCATGCTTGTTGCGCACGAAACGCAGGCGCTCGGCGACTTCGGTGGACATCGATTCGGTTTCGGACACGATAAGTGCGATGACAAAGTGAAACGACGCGGTGGACAGCCGTTGAATATTCTAATCACTTTATGCCGCACATCAGCGGGGAAAACCCTGAAAGGCGTTCGAAATAATGAACACCGCGCACATTATTCCGTTTGCGAATCTTTTGTTCGCACTGCTCGGGAAAGCCCTGATGCAGCACCGTTAAAAAACATTTGACGCCGTTTTTGGCTCGTATATGCTGGCTCTCAGGTTAGCGTCATCAAGCTTTCATGGGCAGCAAAAAACGTTATCGCAACGCAAAAATTGATGCCCATCAATGTAAATAACGCGTAACCGGCGCCTTGATTATTTTAAACGCCCAGCGCGTCGAAACGGTCAGGTGTTCAATACTTTCAACAACCCAGTCGAGTGTAATCGTGAGAGTCCGTGGCCCTCTGGTGAGGTGGGATCGAGGCGATGTGCGAAGTTTGCGCAGCGCGGCGCCCGCTTCCGACGACGGCAGTTGCGGCTGGCATAGTCCTCGCCTGCTTCATCTGTCGATCTACACCATCCTGTCCCGTCGTTCCGTTCGGCGTCACAACGCCGTTTCCGCACGCGCATTCGTCGCCGTCGATACCGACGAAGTGGCGTCGCTGCTGCCGTAGCGCCTCTCCTTTCTTTACGTCGTTCGTTTCGCCTGCTGATTCGCCAACCGCATCGTCCGTGCGGTGACGGAACGCGTTCGCGCATTCGTTGCCGCGTCGCGTGTCGCAAAGAAACGAACGACGGCCTGATCGTCGCGCGCAGCGCGGATCGCCACGTCATCCCGTTGCGCCCATTCACCAGCGGCCCTGCGTCTCACGCAAGGCTGCGGGGTTGTTGCACGCCGGCGTTTCGCCACATCCGGCAAGACGGACGCAACAACCCTCCGGATAACTGATTGACGTCATGGAAAGAAGGAAACCCCTCGTCGGCATCACCGCCGACCACACGCAAATCGGCGCGCACGCGTCGCATACGGTCGGCGACAAATACGTCGCCGCGATCGTCGACGGCGCGCAAGCGTTCGCGATGGTGCTGCCCGCGCTCGGCGAGCGCCAGTCGGTCGACGACGTACTCGACACGGTCGACGGCCTGCTGTTTACCGGCAGCTACTCGAACGTCGAGCCGCACCTGTACGGCGGCGAACCGAGCGCACCGGGCACGAAGCACGACCCGGCCCGCGACGCGACCACGCTGCCGCTGCTGCGCGCGGCGATCGCCGCGGGCGTGCCCGTGCTGGCCGTCTGCCGCGGCTTCCAGGAGCTGAACGTCGTCTGCGGCGGCACGCTGCACCAGCGCGTGCATGAAGTGCCGGGCTTCGCCGACCACCGCGAGGACGACGACGCGCCGATGGATACGCAGTACGGCCCCGCGCACGTCGTGCGCCTCACGCCCGGCGGCAAGCTGCACGCGCTCGCCGGCGGCCGCGACGAAGTGCACGTGAACTCGCTGCACAAGCAGGGCATCGCGCAGCTCGGCTCCGGCCTCGCCGTCGAGGCCGTCGCGCCAGACGGGCTGATCGAAGCCGTGAGCGTCGTCGATGCACCGGCTTTCGCCCTCGCCGTCCAGTGGCATCCGGAATGGCGCCATGCGCAGGACCCGCTGTCGAGCGCGATCTTCCGCGCCTTCGGCGATGCCTGCCGCGCCCGCCGCGCCACCCGCACGCGTGCCACGGCCGCTGCCGCGCTCGCCTGAGCGCCGACCCAACCAACGAGAACAGACATGCATGACATCGAAGATTTTCTGAAGCAGCACCGGATCACTGAAGTCGAAGCGATCATTCCCGACATGGCCGGCATCGCGCGCGGCAAGATCACGCCGCGCAACAAGTTCACTTCCGGCGAATCGATGCGCCTGCCGCAGGCCGTGATGGTGCAGACCGTCACCGGCGAATACCCGGAAGACGGCTCGCTGACCGGCGTGACCGACCCCGACATGGTGTGCGTGCCCGACGCATCGACGATCCGCCTGATCCCGTGGGCCATCGACCCGACCGCGCAGGTCATCCACGACTGCGTGCACTTCGACGGCTCGCCGGTCGAGATCTCGCCGCGCTACGTGCTGCGCCGCGTGCTCGACCTGTACAAGGCGAAGGGCTGGAAGCCTGTCGTCGCGCCCGAGCTCGAGTTCTACCTGGTCGACATGAACAAGGATCCCGACCTGCCGCTGCGCCCGCCGGTCGGCCGTACGGGCCGCCCCGAAACGGGCCGCCAGTCGTATTCGATCGAGGCCGTCAACGAGTTCGACCCGCTGTTCGAGGACATCTACGAGTACTGCGAAGCGCAGAACCTCGACATCGACACGCTGATCCACGAAGTCGGCGCCGCGCAGATGGAGATCAACTTCATGCACGGCGACGCGCTGTCGCTGGCCGACCAGGTGTTCCTGTTCAAGCGCACGGTGCGTGAGGCCGCGCTGCGTCACAACATGTACGCGACGTTCATGGCCAAGCCGATGGAAGACGAACCGGGTTCGGCGATGCACGTGCACCAGAGCATCGTCGACGAGGAAACGGGCCAGAACCTGTTCACGTCGCAGGAAACCGGCGGCGCGACGTCGATGTTCTACAACTACCTCGCGGGGCTGCAGAAGTACACGCCGGCGCTGATGCCGATCTTCGCGCCGTACATCAACTCGTATCGCCGCCTGTCGCGCTTCATGGCCGCGCCGATCAACGTGCAGTGGGGCTACGACAACCGCACGGTCGGCTTCCGCATCCCGCACTCGGGCCCGTCGGCACGCCGCATCGAGAACCGCATTCCGGGCGTCGACTGCAATCCGTACCTCGCGCTCGCCGCGACGCTCGCGGCCGGCTATCTCGGCATGACCCAGCGCCTGGAGCCGACCGAGCCGCTCGTCAGCGACGGCTACGACCTGCCGTACCAGCTGCCGCGCAACCTCGAGGAAGGGCTGACGCTGATGGCCGCCTGCGAGCCGCTCGGCGAGATCCTCGGCCACAAGTTCCTGAAGGCGTATTTCGCGCTGAAGGAAACCGAATACGAAGCGTTCTTCCGCGTGATCAGCTCGTGGGAACGCCGCCATCTGCTGCTGCACGTCTGAGCGTGCACCCAACCGAATACGGAATCACGGAGGAAACATGACGTACCGCAACGAATCTGCCTGGATCCAGCCGGCCGCACCGAGCGCCACGGCCGCCGCACCGCGCGCGACGCAGGCGCGCACGACCGCCGAATACCGCGCGCTCGACGCCGCGCACCACATCCACCCGTTCTCGGACATGGGCGCGCTGAATCGCGCAGGCAGCCGCGTGATCGTGAAAGCCGACGGCGTCTACCTGTGGGACTCGGACGGCAACAAGGTGATCGACGGGATGGCCGGCCTCTGGTGCGTGAACGTCGGCTACGGCCGCAAGGAACTCGCCGACGCCGCGTATCGCCAGATCCAGGAACTGCCGTTCTACAACACGTTCTTCAAGACCACGCACCCGCCGGTGATCGAACTCTCCGCGATGCTCGCGGAAGTCACGCCGAAGGGCTTCAACCACTTCTTCTATTGCAACAGCGGCTCGGAAGGCAACGACACCGTGCTGCGCCTCGTGCACCAGTACTGGCGCGTGCAGGGCCAGCCGCAGAAGAAGTTCGTGATCTCGCGCAAGAACGGCTATCACGGCTCGACGATCGCCGGCGGCACGCTCGGCGGGATGGGCTACATGCACGAGCAGATGCCGTCGAAGGTCGAGAACATCGTGCACATCGACCAGCCGTATTTCTTCGGCGAAGCGGCCGCCGGCGAAACGCCGGAAGCATTCGGTCTTGCCCGCGCGCAGCAACTCGAAGCGAAGATCCTCGAACTCGGCGCGGAGAACGTCGCCGCGTTCATCGGCGAGCCGTTCCAGGGCGCGGGCGGCGTGATTTTCCCGCCGTCGACGTACTGGCCGGAAATCCAGCGGATCTGCCGCAAGTACGACATCCTGCTGGTGGCCGACGAAGTGATCGGCGGCTTCGGCCGTACCGGCGAATGGTTCGCACACCAGCATTTCGGCTTCGAGCCCGATCTCATCACGATGGCGAAGGGCCTCACGTCGGGTTACGTGCCGATGGGGGCCGTCGGCATTCACGAGCGCGTGGCGCGACCGATCATCGACAACGGTGAATTCAACCACGGCCTCACGTACTCGGGCCACCCGGTGGCGGCAGCCGTCGCGGTCGCGAACCTGAAGCTGCTGCGCGACGAAGGGATCGTCGAGCGCGTGAAGAACGACACGGGCCCGTACTTCCAGGCGCTGATGCGCGAAACCTTCGCGCGTCACCCGATCGTCGGCGAGGTGCACGGCCACGGCCTCGTCGCGAGCCTGCAGCTCGCCGAATCGCCGGCCGAACGCCGCCGCTTCGCGAACGGCGGCGACGTCGGCACGATCTGCCGCGATTTCTGCTTCAACGGCAACCTGATCATGCGTGCGACCGGCGACCGGATGCTGCTGTCGCCGCCGCTCGTGATCTCGCGGCCGGAAATTGATGAACTCGTATCGAAGGCGAAAAAAGCAGTCGATGCAACCGCCCAGCAATTGGGTATTTCGTAACGGTTTTGCCTATAGGCGTGCGGCGGGCGCCGCACGCCGCCATAACCAGGGGAATTCCACCATGCGTGCCTGCTTTCTTCGCCAAGCCTGTTCCGTTGCCGCCCTTGCCGCCGCGGCCGCGTTCACGTCGGTCGCCAGCCCGACGGCACACGCGGCCGACGAGCTGAATGTCTACAACTGGTCCGACTACATCGCACCGGACACGATCCCGAACTTCCAGAAGCAGACGGGCATCCACGTCAAGTACGACAACTACGACAGCGACGACACGCTTCAGGCGAAGCTGCTGGCCGGCAGTTCGGGCTACGACATCGTCGTGCCGACGTCGAACTACATGGCCAAGCAAATCCAGGCCGGCGTGTACCAGAAGCTCGACAAGTCGAAGCTGCCGAACCTCGCGAACCTCGACCCGCTGCTGATGAAGATGATCGCGGATGCCGATCCGGGCAACCAGTACGGCGTGCCCTGGGCGTACGGCACGGACGGCATCGGCTACAACGCGCAGGCAGTGAAGAAGGCACTCGGCGACAAGGCGCCGGTCGACAGCTGGGCACTCGTGTTCGACCCGGCCAACATGGAAAAGCTGAAGGGCTGCGGCGTATCGTTCCTCGACCAGGCCGTCGACGTGTTCGCCGCCACGCTGCAATACATGGGCAAGAACCCGAACAGCACGAATCCCGGCGACTACCAGGCTGCGTTCGAAGTCCTGAAGAAAGTCCGCCCGTACATCACCCAGTTCAACTCGTCCGGCTACATCAACGACCTCGCGAACAACGACGTGTGCGTCGCGCTCGGCTGGTCGGGCGACGTCGGCATCGCGCATCGCCGCTCGGCCGAAGCGAAGCGTTCGTACGACATCAAGTTCTCGAACCCGAAGGAAGGCGGCCTGCTGTGGTTCGACGTGATGGTGATCCCGAAGGATGCACCGCACCCCGAGGCCGCCCTGAAGTGGATCAACTACGTGTCCGATCCGAAGGTCAACGCGGCGATCACCAACACGGTGTTCTACCCGACCGCGAACAAGGCCGCACACCAGTTCGTCACGCCGGCCGTCGCGCAAGACCCGACCGTCTACCCGCCGGAAGACGTGCTGAAGAAGATGGTGCTGATGAAGCCGATGCCGGCCGACATCCTGCGCCTCCAGAACCGCCTGTGGGCCCAATTGAAGACCGGCCACTGATCGCCCAGCATTCCGGCGGTGCAGGCAACGCTTCACGCCTGCCCGCCTGAGATCCGCGGACCTCCGTCCGCCCGCGCGCGCCGCGCGCACTGTTCCATCCGGCACGAGCCGTCGTCCGTGAGTCGCATTGCGCGCCTCGCGCGGGGACGCTCACGCCTGCAATCCGTGAAGAACGAATGGTGAATCCCATGCAATCGATACCCTCTTCCGCTGCTGCACGACAGACCCAACCGGCCCCCGCGGCCCGTACGCAAAACGACGCTTTCGTGCGCATCGAAAACGTCGTGAAGAAATTCGGCGACAGCACCGCCGTCGACAACGTGAACCTGACGATCGCGAAGAACGAGCTGTTCGCGCTCCTCGGCAGCTCGGGCTGCGGCAAGTCGACGTTGCTGCGCATGCTCGCCGGTCTCGAGACGGCCACCTCCGGCAAGATCTTCGTCGACGGCGAAGATCTCGCGTCGCTGCCGCCGTATCGCCGCCCGGTGAACATGATGTTCCAGTCGTACGCGCTGTTCCCGCACATGACGGTCGAATCGAATGTCGCATTCGGCTTGAAGCAGGAAGGCACGCCGAAGAATGAGATCAAGGAGCGCGTGGCCGATGCGCTCGCACTCGTGCAGATGAGCAAGTACGCGCAGCGCAAGCCGCACCAGCTCTC includes these proteins:
- a CDS encoding helix-turn-helix domain-containing protein → MAKSRFKSDATEAIHSAASGLYRAKLIDKKTMREYDDLCIEAAPQFDPEAIARIRKSVNVSQSVFALYLNTTASTIRQWEQGDKRPSGIAARMLQIVEKHGLEVFS
- a CDS encoding aldehyde dehydrogenase, coding for MNKLTLADWQDKAASLKIEGRAFIDGASRDAHGGKTFDCVSPIDGRVLAKVADCGEADVNAAVAAARRAFDAGVWAGLNPRARKAVLLRWAALMREHLDELSLLETLDAGKPIGDTTTVDVPGAAYCVEWFAEAIDKVGGEVAPADHHLVGLVTREPVGVVAAVVPWNFPILMAAWKFGPALAAGNSVVLKPSEKSPLTAIRVAQLAYEAGIPAGVFNVVPGAGEPGKLLALHRDVDCIAFTGSTAVGKLIMQYAAQSNLKRAWLELGGKSPNIVLADCPDLDRAAQTAAGAIFYNMGEMCTAGSRLLVHRDIKDAFIEKLVAAARAYVPGNPLDPSVSMGAIVDGIQLERVLGYIEAGRSEGKLVTGGARVKEETGGFYVEPTVFEVKPDAKIAREEIFGPVLSVIVFDDVDEAVRIANDTEYGLAAAVWTSNLTTAHDVSRRLRAGTVWVNCYDEGGDMNFPFGGYKQSGNGRDKSLHALEKYTELKSTLIRLR
- a CDS encoding cupin domain-containing protein produces the protein MSTEVAERLRFVRNKHGLSQRELAKRAGVTNGTISLIEQGRVSPSVGSLKKLLECIPMSLAEFFTFELVESRTVVSRRDEMPNLGNDTLAFHLVGASMKDRNMCILREIYQPQADTGPEMLVHAGHEGGGVVSGRLELTVDGATWLLDPGDGYYFESRLPHRFRNPSADLICEVVSANSPATF
- a CDS encoding type II toxin-antitoxin system RelE/ParE family toxin, with amino-acid sequence MPASVRRVFKTKWFHKAARKSGIADAELCRAAQELARGQGIALGGNVWKMRLDGNRQRGIVLSKVGRAWVFVFLFAKRDRDNIDARELRAFRKLAADIGCRSDTEIATLIALKELVEICNG
- a CDS encoding aspartate aminotransferase family protein; protein product: MTYRNESAWIQPAAPSATAAAPRATQARTTAEYRALDAAHHIHPFSDMGALNRAGSRVIVKADGVYLWDSDGNKVIDGMAGLWCVNVGYGRKELADAAYRQIQELPFYNTFFKTTHPPVIELSAMLAEVTPKGFNHFFYCNSGSEGNDTVLRLVHQYWRVQGQPQKKFVISRKNGYHGSTIAGGTLGGMGYMHEQMPSKVENIVHIDQPYFFGEAAAGETPEAFGLARAQQLEAKILELGAENVAAFIGEPFQGAGGVIFPPSTYWPEIQRICRKYDILLVADEVIGGFGRTGEWFAHQHFGFEPDLITMAKGLTSGYVPMGAVGIHERVARPIIDNGEFNHGLTYSGHPVAAAVAVANLKLLRDEGIVERVKNDTGPYFQALMRETFARHPIVGEVHGHGLVASLQLAESPAERRRFANGGDVGTICRDFCFNGNLIMRATGDRMLLSPPLVISRPEIDELVSKAKKAVDATAQQLGIS
- a CDS encoding cupredoxin domain-containing protein produces the protein MNRFAFGFALALLGASATSAFAADDVVNLTLKDHKFSPDGVTIPAGKKVKFVVKNLDATPAEFESDDFKAEKVVPAGKSVEILVGPLKAGTYEFHDEYHEAQSKTHLTVK
- a CDS encoding heavy-metal-associated domain-containing protein; the encoded protein is MEFEVQDMTCGGCANAITRAVTAADPAAKLDIDVAAKIVKVESAQGAERVQSIIEAAGFHPALRAA
- a CDS encoding glutamine synthetase family protein; protein product: MHDIEDFLKQHRITEVEAIIPDMAGIARGKITPRNKFTSGESMRLPQAVMVQTVTGEYPEDGSLTGVTDPDMVCVPDASTIRLIPWAIDPTAQVIHDCVHFDGSPVEISPRYVLRRVLDLYKAKGWKPVVAPELEFYLVDMNKDPDLPLRPPVGRTGRPETGRQSYSIEAVNEFDPLFEDIYEYCEAQNLDIDTLIHEVGAAQMEINFMHGDALSLADQVFLFKRTVREAALRHNMYATFMAKPMEDEPGSAMHVHQSIVDEETGQNLFTSQETGGATSMFYNYLAGLQKYTPALMPIFAPYINSYRRLSRFMAAPINVQWGYDNRTVGFRIPHSGPSARRIENRIPGVDCNPYLALAATLAAGYLGMTQRLEPTEPLVSDGYDLPYQLPRNLEEGLTLMAACEPLGEILGHKFLKAYFALKETEYEAFFRVISSWERRHLLLHV
- a CDS encoding gamma-glutamyl-gamma-aminobutyrate hydrolase family protein, which encodes MERRKPLVGITADHTQIGAHASHTVGDKYVAAIVDGAQAFAMVLPALGERQSVDDVLDTVDGLLFTGSYSNVEPHLYGGEPSAPGTKHDPARDATTLPLLRAAIAAGVPVLAVCRGFQELNVVCGGTLHQRVHEVPGFADHREDDDAPMDTQYGPAHVVRLTPGGKLHALAGGRDEVHVNSLHKQGIAQLGSGLAVEAVAPDGLIEAVSVVDAPAFALAVQWHPEWRHAQDPLSSAIFRAFGDACRARRATRTRATAAAALA
- a CDS encoding FTR1 family iron permease, whose amino-acid sequence is MLSTALIVFREVLEAALVVSIVMAATKGVPRRGWWVGSGLVGGVIGAGLIAAFADVISQWASGMGQEVFNAGVMFVATLMLAWHSIWMSRHGREMAMQMTEVGRAVAAGSKPLTGLAIVVGVAVLREGSEAVLFLYGIAAGDPGQTPQMIVGGLLGVLGGAGLGYGMYAGLLQIPLKRLFSVTNWLIVLLAAGMASQCVGFLLAAGLVPSWGDVIWDTSWLLKETSIVGKALHTLIGYTARPAGIQIVAYLATLAAIVGLARLVGRPQAAVRPPRPAA